The genomic interval GTCAAACACCAGTCACCGTTTGGCAGTGTGTAGATTAAAGCGTATTGTGTACCTTATGAAAAAGTGTGGTCAAATAATGTAAACGGTCCGGTTTCCTAGTCTAAGAGGATGAAAACACACTTAAAAGTATACCGAATGACAAAGTGCTGCCAAATGATGCGAATGGTTCAGTTTCCTTAAGTaatttataattatttattacttatttTAATGTGTGGGTTCATTTTCGGAAATTAGCTTTGTTGTGAATTGCATGAGCCAAAATAAAGCCACACAGGAAAGGTAAATCTAGAACAGGTATATGTTATTCCAATGTAGTGCTCGTATTAACACAATTTCAAGCAGCACGATAAATCGAACATCGATTGCCTTTCCCTGAAACAAAATGGCAGCCTGCTGTTGCTCCCTGCAGCTGATCTGAGAACAGTTGCGACTTGAATATCTGCTGTTGTTGTCGTGCTGTCAGTTTACTTGGTGGTCTTCTTCCAAGTTGTCACTTTAAATTGTGTGTTTCTGGATGTTATCATGACCGTCACACACGCTGGTTTTTAACCGCCACCTCGGGCCAAAGTTTGACCCCAGGAATGTTTCGAGAAGCACAAGAATGGAAGAGAAAGCGTTAGAAGTTTACGGTGGGTGACTGAATCAGACTCCGATGGGAAAAAAATCGTTcttataaacaaaaatacacgtaaaGCAGGGACGATTGAAAGTTTGAGCGCCAAATGATACTAAAAAAATTTAAGCCGTCAACGCTTAACGATTGGTATGAGCGGATCATTTAATTTTCATTCGACGATTTCCTGGTTTGTGAGTTTCTCGGTTTACCCAATAGTTTGCTTTGCCAAACAAGCACTTCAATTTGATTAAAGATGATTAATAAATCTCAATGGACGTGTTATGCATAgaagggaggggggggggggggtcacaacATGCTGATAACCCcagaacgcagtgtcagcaataaaattaacaggaatatttattataataagttgacaatgagcgtttttttttttctttttcccgtcattcttgaggggaattctaaatcaggctgcttaggcaatacttttcgccaagatcgtcatccattgaatccaTTGATTATGTCACCTGGTTATGtcaggtgtcgtgccaatgtagttaccccagttaaAATCGTatccctgggcagagccatatggaggtagatttgtgtctttattattaaatcaaaaaaaagttgcttcagtaaaaaagaaggttgcttcaatcaaaatatgtattttcaataaaaaaaggaaCTTGAATAaagaaatgtgtttgaatgcaaaaataaatttggaactcaaaaaaatgcatgtgaaagctatttttctttttattggagtcgttttttgttttttttttaattgaagtaatgttgatttgtgtttgggccacattttggcaaagacatttttgtctttattattcaatcaaaaaataagttgcctcaaaaaaaaaaaaaaataaaaaataaaataaaaaataaaaaatacttcaaaaaaacgaaaaatttaaatcatagcaaaacatttttcaatgcgaaaaaatatttgagattgaaaaatttgcatttgaacacttaatttttcattgaaaaagttttctttgaagcaatcctttttgtgtttgggctatattacgggtaggacatttgtgtctaaatcattcaatcccaaaaaaagttgcttcagtcataaaaaaaaaaaaaaaaataataataataattcaaaggaaaaaaatcatttgaaaagtaaaattgccctccgctatttttgttgttgttgaaaattatatgcaaagcaaatgatcaagttgctagtcacatgatctgtttgaaaaatgattttaactcattataaaaaaatatattttttgtccatttcataaatttttgttgcagttttattgctttacaacttttatatatataggaaagtcaatttcatgcaatgacacttttcggccatgggggggggggctgaccccactgccccccccttaaaatccgcttatggtgtgATGTTTACTTAAAATGGATCACAAAACTAAATTCAGCTCATCTACTCAGCTAACGTAATGTCAGTCATGCATTCAGGTTTACATAAACATTGagacttgttttgttttgcgatAGGAACCAAAATTAGAGTTAAAAAACTAACTTCCCTTTCAAAACCTTTTGAGTGAAGTGAAATTATGGGGGAAGTTAACAATAACTCCATGAATGATTAAAATATTTACCGAATTATTCTATGAGCTTGGTTATGGAGCAATGTGGACTCATAACCCAAATTACTCCATGGCAGAGGattctgacattttttttgccccctaATAGATGTGATCAGAACCATCCGTGACCCGGAAAAGCCCAACACACTAGAGGAACTTGATGTGGTGACAGAGAAGTGTGTGGAGGTCCGCGAGTTGGGCCCCGAAGAGTACCTCATCATCATCAAGTTCTCCCCGACCGTCCCGCACTGCTCGCTAGCCACCCTAATCGGTCAGTCACTTTCTTCCACTTTCTTGTCTTTTCCTAACTCTTTTATCGTATATGTGTGCAGGTTTGTGTTTACAAGTCAAGCTTCAGAGATGTCTTCCCTTCAAACATAAAGTGAGTGTATGACAAAGCAACAACTTGAGTAAGGCCTCCAAAAATATTTTGCTGTCAAGTACCAGAATAATAACGAGCACGATCAAAAAGCTACGTAATAGGTATAAATGTTTAAGCATAATGTAGCTTAAAAACTCCAAGATGTACGCAAATATTAACCAAAAGTGACCTAAATACTCAGAGTTGTACACAAATACCGTAATATTCAGACtataagaagcacctgactaagccgccacccaccaaatttgacacgaaaacggcattttgttcatagataagccgcagctgtcctcactgtattatgggatatttacacctgaAGATATTagccgataacactttatttgacagctgcatcaaacaactgtcgtaagaccaaaggaaccaccatgaagctttgacccaattggctgaaaagcttcattgcttcaagaagctacatttggccatcactgttcccttaggggagacagtcaacctccgcTGCCAAACCTGTTGTTgtccagcatgcattgcagcgctacagatgtaaataacaataaaatgttaatgttctgtaaaaattaatgttctgtgctacttatttattcagtttctgttccagttgtttcgtaaattgctagttatggtatttggtcacactttatttgactggcggcataagactgtcattagacaatcataattataaatagattaataaatgcttacaagagatgtcatttagtgttatccggcaaattatctcacttttgaatggatgtagatccgagctggacgtaaatggagttagtgacatgatttgccagatgacacttaatgacatctgtcataagcattcggtAATGCCCATAAtgttgtcataattatgacagtcctgtgacgccgctgtcaaataaagtgtcacctattaacccaaataaataaataagttgcGTTGGACCATATGCCACAAGAttcgaaatgagggaaaaatgtagcggtttatagtctgaaaattacggtactctcaTAAAGATGGGTTGAATAATCTTAAATCTTTCATATAAATACTTACATCTTTAAATAAATGTACTGATGTATTGTTCATCTAACTGACAATTACTATATCGAAATCCATGGAGTGTAAGGAGTGAGTATGGAATCAGTAGGTGAATAACAACAAACTTAAACGTGTTTCATAACAAATGTGGTTTCAGCTGGAGATTTACATCAGCGAGGGGACGCACACCACCGAAGAGGACAGTGAGTTACTTTGCATCCTTTAACAACACTTCATAATATGTACCTCTGTGCGTGCGCGCACGTGTAAATGAAACTTGCCAACATTCCACAAGGAGGAATCAAGCATTTTTAATGTCACAGTTTTCAaccatttgttttttataatgaTTGAGCCATTTTGCCTCTTAAAATGTGTTAAATTCAAAGTgtgtattcatttttgttagCTTTTCTTAAGGACTTCTGATAATGAGCAGTGGTTCTCAAACATTTGACACCAACTGCCACCAGAAAACATGTTTTTCTTCACTTAGGACCACTATGAAcaccaatattaaaacaataatgcACAGCACAACAAGAATGtatttaaatgtaatttttctttctttttttttttttgaaaaaatgtccacTTTCTGTAACTCATTTTGTTCAATTCTCAAAAATGGCTGCCTGCtaattatatatttaatttaaattgctgctccatacaaaaaaatgatttataaagcaacattttaaaaattgtcaggtttgcccaaacatttttatatCCCTGTATATTATCAAAGAAGGGGGAGCAGTTTTAAGAGCTTATTagtatcagtgttgtttttggcaggccttttaatttttgtgttaGGCtaataagtacagtggggcaaataagtatttagtcaaccactaattgtgaaagttcttccacttgaaaatattagcgaggcctgtaattgtcaacatgggtaaacctcaaccatgagagacagaatgtggaggggaaaaaaaacagaaaatcacaatactttgttatgtaccctttgttggcaataacggaggccaaacgttttctgtaactcttcataagcttttcacacactgttgctggtattttggtccattcttccgtgcagatctctagagcagtgatgttttggggctgttgttgggcaacactttcaactccctccacagattttctatggggttgagatctggagactggctaggccactctaggaacttgaaatgcttcttacgaagccactccttttttccccatagctttgtgtttgggatcattgtcgtgctgaaagacccagccacatctcatcttcaatgcccttgctgatggaaggagattttcactcaaaatctctcgatacatgaccccattaattctttcctttacacagatcagtcgtcctggtccctttgcagaaaaacaaccccaaagcatgatgtttgcacccccatgcttcacagtgggtatgctgttcttcggatgcaattcagtattctttctcctccaaacacgagaacgtgtgtttctaccaaaaagttctattttggtttcatctgaccataacacattctcccagtcctcttctggatcatccaaatgatctctagcgaaccgcagacgggcctggacgtgtactttcttcagcagggggacacgtcttgcagtgcaggatttgagtccctggcggcgcattgtgttactgatagtagcctttgttactgtggtcccagctctctgtaggtcattcaataggtctccccgtgtggttctgggatttttgctcacagttcttgcatggagccccagatcgagggagattatcagtggtcttgtatgtcttccattttctaattattgctcccacagttgatttctttacaccaagcgttttacctattgcagattcagtcttcccagcctggtgcaggtctacaattttgtctcgtgtccttcgacagctctttggtcttggccatagtggagtttggagtgtgactgactgagattgtggacaggtgtcttttatatcgataatgagttaaaacaggtgccattaatacaggtaaagagtggagccttgctagacctcgttagaaaaagttagacctctttgacagccagaaatcttgctagtttgtaggtgaccaaaaacttatttacccatgttgacaattacaggcctctctaatcttttcaagtaggagaacttgcacaattggtggttgactaaatacttatttgccccactgtattatcgtccaaaagacttagTCATActgtagtcatttcaaaatgtgtttgtcttcgtctagttttagtcgacatatACTCAAAAGGTTTTCGTCTGTAACAATTAGTCAACAACAGTTTAGTCCAAAGataaaaaggtttccaacaatttcgaatgaacattgactgatatgcacatattgtagtgtctacaaggacaatgccatgttgttgataatacacactcagctagaaaactgtacattattttcaattaattacgaCCAACTGGACGCCAGGaatgtatttaataaaaaaaaaataataaaaaaaaagcgagtttaagaggacgcgctCCGTTAGCAATAacctaatgctaacacgaacgttatgctaatgctacgagttacatttcgtGTGTGATAATCACTTGGCACAGACCttgaaaggctaaagcaactttgcatattctctcttgccaagacaagaaaacaaattttatcATGTGTTAcaaattgtgaacatgtgacgcatggcgcattttcatctcgttaagttttagtctcccaagacacatttttagctcgttatggtcatgggaaaaaatgtttgtcgatgaaatattttcgttttcgtcattgttgacgaaaagaaTATTGATTTCTATAGAATGGATAATGATAATGAATCTAATGTGCCTGTAGATTAGATGACATTTCAGTGTATTAACACACTTTAGCTGGTCATTGGCGCAAAGAAAGGTTCAACGTTCTTACTCGTTTCTCATATTCGTTTCTCACTTGTGTATGTTTATGACCAGTCAACAAGCAGATCAACGACAAGGAACGGGTGGCTGCCGCCATGGAGAACCCCGACCTCAGGGACATCGTGGAGCAGTGCGTCATTGAACCTGACGACTGACAGCACATGCGCTGCTCACGTCGTGTGCGTctaggggtgtgtgtgtgtgtatatatacaggaccatATAGAGTAGTCATTTTTGTACAGTTCCTGTCAATCGGGGTTATGAGTCCCAGGCATTTGTTATTAACAGAAGTGGAAGGTTCACATCCTTGCACCATGTTGTGCTTTCCTTCCTACAaataaaaatgtgtcaatggtGACAGGCACATACCATTTTTAAATCATACATTGAAACAAATATCATAGTTTTGTGTTGGCTTCCATAGagaattttttattaaaaacattaatcaaAAGTGTGTCATTCTTGACTCAAATGAACTTAACGACCTGTTTACAACTTTTTGGAGCTCATCACACCGATGCAAGTTAGCATGGAAGCAGTCAGTGTATTTGTCCAATTTGTCCATGAATGTGAGCCATAAAAAGATATattataaacatttttaatgCCACCCGAATCATGACTCAGTATAGTGATTGAAAAATAGTTGATCTGAAAATGTTAAAATCAGCATATTGGCATCATCTAAAAATTGCCTGTGTCACACCCCCTCCAAATTTTTTAGGAAACGAAAAATGAGCTACAGTATTTGACAGTTTTATATTCCTAAACAATTTGaataatttttgttaaaaaaaaaaaagaccatttaCTTTAAGGAGGGTGGCAATATGAAATCAAAATGCATTTGTTTCATAACACCTTTTAAGTGTGTCGGAGCAGTTACACGGTGTTTGTTAACCATTGTTTGGGTACAAAACCAGTATAATGCTTAGAAAGATACTGCAAAAGCTGTTTCCCACAATGTTGAGATGAtaccaaaaatgaaaacatattgGAGGTAAACGCCCTACGTCACCTCCGCTTAATCGTGCAGCTGTGGATTGCCAACAGCAGGAGTGTAAAACTGGGATTCAAATGACAGATTGGGCTACTTTGGTTTATTTTACAATCAAAAATACTGTTGATTGTGACTCAGCTGCCCCAAATATAGAATTCATAAAAGTACTCAGTCATGACAGTGGGCGTTTTAACCTGAATATTGGCTGCATACTGTATAAATGTACCCAttgttaatgtgtgtgtgtctgtgtgcgtgtgttgtgTGTCTATTTCTGTTTTTGTGTCTTAAGTATGGATGTATGTTAACacaaatctttaattataaaaaaaaagggaaaaaaagcctcGTTATACTTCTTTTTGCACGTTGCGCAAAACGGCGACGATACCCGGCGACCagaaagccggttcgcagttatttttgtGGGAAAGTGGCAAGCATACTTGTCGTTGCGTCTATGTATCTATTTATCTGTCTGTCAATTGCActggcaacgcagatgagggAGACACTAATCGAGTGGAGCcgccgtattttgctgtcaaaaagagtggtcgatgtgcgcatgtgcgtagTAATTTTCCCAcggttttagttttgttttccccgctaattttagaaacccttttgagaagatggcaaaaagaaaaaaagacgagtATCGTACTTGTCAGCAGGAATGGAcagaggaatttgcctttgtCGAGAGAGCAGGTTCTGCGGTGTGTCTAatatgcaatgataaaattgcatcTATGAAAAGGTCAAATATAAAGCGGCACTTCTCCCCGCCATACTACATTTGCATCGAAATATCTGGCGGGGGACAACAGGAAGAAAGCATGTCAAGAGCTTCTTACAAGAGTGCAAACTAGTCAGTAGCAACTCCGTGTTTAGACCAAACAAGGTGACTGGAATTCGACTAGCTTTGCTCTCGCTTTAGAAATTGTGAGAAACGGGAAGCCATTCACAGATGGGGAGTACGCCAAAGCATTCATGCTTGATGTTGCCACTGAACTTTTTGACGACTTTTCGGCTAAAGACAAGATTATTAAACGGATAAAAGACATGCCCCTGTCAGCAACAACTGTTCACGATCGTACCgtcatgatgtcaaatcaaattgaggcaacgcaagtgaaggacataaatTTGGCTCCTTTTTTTCACTCGCTCTGGATGAGTCAACGGACGTAAGCAATTTATCACAGTTCAGCGTGATCGCAAGGTATGTTGTCGGTGACATACTACATGAGGAAATTCTGGCAGTTTTGGCTATGCAAGgaacaacaagaggggaggatttattcaagtccgtcattgagttcgctaaagaaaaaaatctaccaatggacaaacttgtttcggtgtgcactgatggtgctccgtgTATGCTTGGAAAAAACATAGGATTCATGTCGCTTcttcgtgaacatgaaaagagatgtATCCTGAGTTTCTCAATGCCTGCATCACGCTTAACCCCatcaagtatcaaccagactacaaagccatcagcaacacCATGCAGCAACAGAAGTCGAATTAATGGAAAGAAATATTCagcattgattagcaacagcataacaatgttattaaaaagaattcagagacttattgtactttaaaatttttgaaattacataaaatgcacacattactcgtattatttttaaacatattgtatggctttcacaggattacattaaaaaaaaaaaagaagtgtttatggctctctcagccagaaaggttcccgacccctgctctagtcctATGATCTAGACCTATCACCGCcactctcttctcgtgacaacaaatgactgacaagAGTGAGAGACGGGAGCACAGTTATCACCAATCAGCAATGAGGAGGCCGAACCCCTCTCCATCCCAGCTTCTCGCCCGGACCCGTTGGAAATTGCGGCAAGGTAAGggattaatgtcaaaaattgttaacTTCTTAAATCTAAAAGTTTGAGTGATGGCATATAATAGGCttcataaatcattcaatcataTCGTTCGATCAGTTCCTGCGCTTGTAATGGTGTCTATAACCAGAGGTGtaccaagggtccccgggggccccaggcacagttggacttggagcaatagcctatttaataaaagtataataatgcctcggtctcatagagtgctttttaggacactcaaagtgcccagcttctactacattaggacataaaactacagtaacatagtacactcaccgctgtcttgcttccttttctcctcctctgcttttttttctttcttttgtcgcttccagaaggctaacttctcttcattttggatattcgccaattaaaaaacagccaaattgccgctcactctcactctgagtcacgtggtggtgatggtggtggttggggggggggggggggggggggctttcaCTGGCAGTGTCGCACTTGTCCCTgccacagtgcagtaaagctgtgtgtgctaaatctgttggcccgagGGGACGTGACCCCTCTGTCTATAACACAAGTATTCGCTTAATTTCTTGATAACTGACTTCAGATAGTCCTCGATATTTCACCGCCTCGTAGAACGCAGTTACTCGAGGTAGCTCTAACTGCGGAGGGGCTAACTAGCGCCTTTCACACAGGGCTTTGCTAGTAAAGTTAGCGTACGTCAGTTGGGATCTGTTGGCGTTGAGACCTTTGTAacggggccggatgtatggtggggccggggtgggcatggcccacccagacgtgagtcgtgcccacccaataaaaatgtcgggaatatctattgtagcgtcacactggatatagagaacgcacggagagtttgtctcacctacttttttattgcacgattaacggttactgttggccgcaaccacgctgttgtgaatagggaatgggacgtactacgtcactgtttggacgcgcctccatgctggcaatatgatttacttccggttcggcagagtcaatgcggattgtaacgtgtggtagtgctaagctaactctttcggtgttttagaaaaaaaatgggtgcttattgttgcgttaccgggtgcaacagcgtctcctacgacaaaaaaaggggttaggaaaaatggactcacttttcaccgttttcctgcatggaggaccaaatatcagatcacgaaggtacga from Corythoichthys intestinalis isolate RoL2023-P3 chromosome 5, ASM3026506v1, whole genome shotgun sequence carries:
- the ciao2a gene encoding cytosolic iron-sulfur assembly component 2A, with the translated sequence MEEKALEVYDVIRTIRDPEKPNTLEELDVVTEKCVEVRELGPEEYLIIIKFSPTVPHCSLATLIGLCLQVKLQRCLPFKHKLEIYISEGTHTTEEDINKQINDKERVAAAMENPDLRDIVEQCVIEPDD